From a single Terriglobia bacterium genomic region:
- a CDS encoding BlaI/MecI/CopY family transcriptional regulator, with product MTTRSENVPKVRPPLTDLENQIMHVIWSRGPSSVEAVYQALSPPRKLKESSVRTMLRRLEKKGYLSHESDGRAYIYNAAELPRRLAARAVRQIIDRFCQGSVEELVTGMVDAQVLTNEELDRLAHLARKRRKGDQ from the coding sequence ATGACAACACGTAGCGAAAATGTACCAAAAGTTCGCCCTCCCCTGACAGATCTTGAAAACCAAATCATGCATGTAATTTGGAGCCGCGGGCCATCCTCGGTCGAGGCCGTTTACCAGGCTCTCTCTCCGCCGCGTAAGCTTAAGGAATCGAGCGTCCGCACCATGCTCCGCAGGCTGGAAAAAAAGGGATACCTGTCGCATGAATCCGATGGACGCGCGTATATCTACAATGCTGCGGAACTGCCACGCCGCCTGGCCGCGCGGGCAGTGCGACAGATTATCGATCGATTTTGCCAGGGCTCCGTCGAAGAACTCGTCACGGGCATGGTCGACGCGCAAGTGCTGACCAATGAAGAACTGGATCGGCTGGCGCATCTCGCCCGAAAGCGCCGGAAAGGAGACCAGTAA